The Blastomonas fulva genome contains a region encoding:
- a CDS encoding TonB-dependent receptor: MKALRASGFARSVLFTGVALGSITAAAPLAAQETVAEDDGDRSEIVVTARRRDEDIQSVPISINAYSAEDLAERNIQTLADLGNSTPGIVMNSIAGGNTQTIYIRGLAPGNTANDLNVEANVGVFIDGIYQTSRNTIDMISVLDVGQIEIAKGPQSALFGRSTFAGAMAISTGKPTDDLSGSLQVTAGIDEDYRIRGAISLPISDTLKARIAGGYVTYDGFGTNAAARGDNLGGFEKYAVTGALEFKPSENFRALLSGFYTHSEAEVSPVYGLPIRNLNCGNVNAATGLPLLFCGELAPQRVSDVSPRLKDTVAKNTQVSLTLEGRIAGVKATSITGLTWADNRGTSDYDLTSGGTQFGVCTLGNATNASCGTNFLAAPYSRLTRVNFSIGTVERVRTFSQEIRIQSDNESPFQWIVGGYYFNSRIPLAAGGLGADGAGLAANERLIQVSQLTTPAATGVGPYDFTGNLFLVPDSNSGQVFGNYSSASTKTFSIFGALGYEFGDLRFNAEGRYNSDVKEAQVFSILNPTSAPRVNQPINGTTIPAAGTFPAAGPRFKRTFNSFTPRFTLDYRPAEDILLYASAAKGVRSGGFNTANPVSATGILASEVPYEEETNWTYEAGFKSQLFERRLTLNGAFFYVDWKDAQISAFTQNPTAVNPVRIVQNAGALRAKGFEMLAEFDVTDMFAIGGSFIYSDPKFRPGAYDGSQIPQCRTGTTPATFGNANGCPPIIAVPTANGGTQFVPTLEGLRPTRSVKVQWNVHATADIPLSDDWALRGRVDVNHTGPAFNNLINTIGFGERTLVNARLAVESDRFSIALWGNNLFDKAYVQNSINQPRAGFPAAFSIPEIYLGEGRRIGITAGMKF, translated from the coding sequence ATGAAGGCTTTGCGTGCTTCGGGCTTTGCCCGTTCGGTTCTGTTCACTGGCGTTGCCCTGGGCAGCATCACCGCCGCTGCACCGCTCGCCGCGCAAGAGACCGTGGCAGAGGACGATGGCGACCGCTCCGAGATCGTCGTCACCGCGCGCAGGCGCGACGAGGACATCCAGTCGGTTCCGATCTCGATCAACGCCTATTCGGCCGAGGATCTGGCAGAACGCAACATTCAGACGCTGGCGGACCTGGGCAATTCGACGCCGGGCATCGTGATGAACAGCATCGCGGGCGGCAACACCCAGACGATCTACATCCGCGGCCTGGCGCCGGGCAACACCGCCAACGACCTCAATGTCGAGGCCAATGTCGGCGTGTTCATCGACGGCATCTACCAGACCAGCCGCAACACCATCGACATGATCTCGGTGCTCGATGTCGGCCAGATCGAAATCGCCAAGGGCCCACAGAGCGCGCTGTTCGGCCGCTCGACCTTTGCCGGCGCGATGGCGATCAGCACCGGCAAGCCGACCGATGACCTTTCGGGCAGCCTGCAGGTGACCGCGGGCATCGACGAGGATTACCGCATCCGCGGGGCGATCTCGCTGCCGATCTCGGACACGCTCAAGGCCCGCATCGCGGGCGGATACGTCACCTATGACGGCTTTGGCACCAACGCGGCCGCGCGCGGCGACAATCTGGGCGGGTTCGAGAAATATGCCGTCACCGGCGCACTCGAGTTCAAGCCGAGCGAGAATTTCCGCGCGCTGCTGTCGGGTTTCTACACCCATTCCGAAGCGGAAGTGTCGCCGGTCTATGGCCTGCCGATCCGCAACCTCAACTGCGGCAACGTCAACGCCGCGACCGGTCTGCCTTTGCTGTTCTGCGGCGAGCTCGCGCCGCAGAGGGTCAGCGATGTCTCGCCGCGCCTCAAGGACACGGTCGCCAAGAACACGCAGGTCTCGCTGACGCTTGAAGGCCGCATCGCCGGCGTCAAGGCGACCAGCATCACCGGCCTGACCTGGGCCGACAACCGCGGCACCAGCGATTACGACCTGACTTCGGGCGGGACGCAGTTCGGCGTCTGCACGCTGGGCAACGCCACCAACGCCAGCTGCGGCACCAATTTCCTCGCTGCGCCTTATTCGCGTCTGACCCGCGTCAACTTCTCGATCGGAACGGTCGAGCGGGTGCGCACCTTCAGCCAGGAAATCCGCATCCAGTCGGACAATGAATCGCCCTTTCAGTGGATTGTCGGCGGCTATTACTTCAACTCGCGCATCCCGCTTGCCGCTGGCGGCCTGGGCGCGGACGGAGCGGGGCTGGCGGCGAACGAGCGGCTGATCCAGGTGTCGCAGCTCACCACGCCCGCAGCGACCGGCGTGGGCCCCTATGACTTCACCGGCAACCTGTTCCTCGTCCCCGACAGCAATTCCGGCCAGGTGTTCGGCAACTATTCGTCCGCGAGCACCAAGACCTTCTCGATCTTCGGCGCGCTCGGCTACGAGTTCGGCGATTTGCGCTTCAACGCCGAAGGCCGCTACAATTCGGACGTGAAGGAGGCGCAGGTCTTCTCGATCCTGAACCCCACCTCCGCGCCGCGGGTGAACCAGCCGATCAACGGGACCACCATTCCGGCCGCTGGGACATTCCCTGCCGCCGGTCCCCGGTTCAAGCGCACCTTCAACAGCTTCACCCCGCGCTTCACGCTGGACTATCGCCCGGCCGAGGACATCCTGCTCTATGCCTCTGCCGCCAAGGGCGTGCGCTCGGGCGGCTTCAACACCGCCAACCCGGTCAGCGCGACCGGCATTCTGGCGAGCGAAGTGCCCTATGAGGAAGAAACCAACTGGACCTATGAAGCAGGCTTCAAGAGCCAGCTGTTCGAGCGGCGGCTGACGCTCAACGGCGCGTTCTTCTATGTCGACTGGAAGGACGCCCAGATCTCGGCGTTCACCCAGAACCCGACCGCGGTGAACCCGGTGCGCATCGTCCAGAATGCCGGCGCGCTGCGCGCCAAGGGTTTCGAAATGCTCGCCGAGTTCGACGTCACCGACATGTTCGCGATCGGCGGCAGCTTCATCTATTCGGATCCCAAGTTCCGCCCCGGCGCCTATGACGGCTCGCAGATCCCGCAGTGCCGCACGGGCACCACGCCTGCGACCTTCGGCAACGCCAATGGCTGCCCGCCGATCATCGCGGTGCCCACCGCCAATGGCGGTACGCAGTTCGTGCCCACGCTCGAGGGACTGCGCCCGACGCGGTCGGTGAAGGTGCAGTGGAATGTGCACGCCACCGCCGACATTCCGCTGTCGGACGACTGGGCACTGCGCGGCCGCGTCGATGTCAACCACACCGGCCCGGCCTTCAACAACCTGATCAACACGATCGGCTTTGGCGAGCGCACGCTGGTCAATGCGCGGCTGGCGGTCGAAAGCGACCGGTTCAGCATTGCGCTGTGGGGCAACAACCTGTTCGACAAGGCCTATGTCCAGAACTCGATCAACCAGCCCCGCGCCGGTTTCCCCGCCGCCTTCTCGATCCCGGAAATCTATCTGGGCGAGGGCCGCAGGATCGGTATCACCGCGGGCATGAAGTTCTGA
- a CDS encoding 3-isopropylmalate dehydratase small subunit, with protein MHPFTRLTGLAASLAEDNVDTDVIYPARFLTITAREGLGDYAFADRAFRPGGAPVLVAGANFGCGSSREQAVWALLGCGVRCIIAASFGEIFAGNCIRNGVLPVTLDAAQVAVLHRAADAGATFTIDLHACRCRRAIRRSSALPSPNPSARRCSTAGTRHPLSWRAMVR; from the coding sequence ATGCACCCCTTCACCCGCCTGACCGGATTGGCCGCGAGCCTGGCCGAGGACAATGTCGATACCGACGTCATCTATCCTGCCCGGTTCCTGACGATCACCGCGCGCGAGGGGCTGGGCGACTATGCCTTTGCCGATCGCGCGTTCAGGCCCGGCGGAGCGCCGGTGCTGGTCGCGGGCGCGAATTTCGGCTGCGGGTCGAGCCGCGAGCAGGCGGTCTGGGCGCTTCTGGGCTGCGGCGTGCGCTGCATCATCGCGGCGAGCTTCGGCGAGATCTTCGCGGGCAACTGCATCCGCAACGGGGTGCTGCCGGTGACGCTGGATGCGGCCCAAGTCGCGGTGCTGCACCGTGCGGCGGACGCGGGCGCGACCTTCACGATCGATCTGCACGCCTGCCGCTGCAGGCGGGCGATACGCCGGTCATCGGCTTTGCCATCCCCGAACCCCAGCGCCAGGCGCTGCTCAACGGCTGGGACGAGACATCCGCTATCCTGGCGCGCGATGGTGCGCTGA
- the leuC gene encoding 3-isopropylmalate dehydratase large subunit: MGRTLYAKLWDSHLVRAEEGGEDLIYIDRQLVHEVSSPQAFRALADAGRRLRRPETHLAVADHAVPTRARSISGHSGADPVAAAQIAELETNASDFGVRYHPLDGAGHGIVHVIGPEQGFTLPGITLVCGDSHTTTHGAFGALAFGIGASECGTVMATQCLVQKRAATMRVELQGTLPAWTSAKDIALALIAQIGAQGARGFAVEYAGPTIDALDMAGRMTLCNMTIEAGSRIGLIAPDATTFAYLKGRAGAPQGADWDRAVAFWRTLSSDRDAAYDRVVTMDVSALAPQVTWGTSPDQGASVAGHVPDPDDAEPQLQAQIRRALGYMDLTPGMALTDIAIDRVFIGSCTNARIEDLRMAARVASGRRVASGVRAMVVPGSAATRRHAEAEGLADIFRAAGFEWRDAGCSMCVAMNDDRLAPGERCASTSNRNFEGRQGQGGRTHLMSPASAVAAAVTGRIADVRVLMAGAD, encoded by the coding sequence ATGGGCCGCACGCTTTACGCCAAGCTCTGGGACAGCCATCTCGTGCGCGCAGAGGAAGGCGGCGAAGACCTCATCTACATCGACCGGCAGCTGGTGCACGAGGTCAGCAGCCCGCAGGCGTTTCGCGCGCTGGCCGACGCCGGACGGCGGCTCAGGCGACCCGAAACGCATCTCGCGGTCGCAGACCATGCGGTACCGACCCGGGCCCGCAGCATCAGTGGGCATTCGGGCGCAGATCCGGTGGCCGCGGCGCAGATCGCCGAGCTGGAAACCAACGCGTCCGACTTTGGCGTGCGCTATCATCCGCTGGACGGTGCGGGGCACGGAATCGTACACGTGATCGGGCCTGAACAGGGCTTTACCCTGCCCGGAATCACTCTGGTCTGCGGTGACAGCCACACCACCACGCATGGCGCGTTCGGCGCGCTCGCCTTCGGGATCGGCGCGAGCGAATGCGGCACGGTGATGGCCACGCAATGCCTGGTGCAGAAGCGCGCGGCGACGATGCGGGTGGAACTGCAGGGCACGCTGCCCGCCTGGACCTCGGCCAAGGATATCGCGCTCGCGCTGATCGCGCAGATCGGCGCGCAGGGTGCGCGGGGCTTTGCGGTGGAATATGCAGGCCCCACCATCGACGCGCTCGACATGGCGGGGCGGATGACGTTGTGCAACATGACGATCGAGGCGGGGAGCCGGATCGGGCTGATCGCGCCCGATGCCACGACCTTTGCCTATCTCAAGGGCCGCGCCGGAGCGCCGCAGGGCGCCGACTGGGACCGCGCGGTCGCCTTCTGGCGGACGCTGTCGAGCGATCGCGATGCGGCGTATGACCGGGTGGTGACGATGGATGTCTCGGCGCTGGCGCCGCAGGTTACCTGGGGCACTAGTCCCGATCAGGGTGCGTCGGTGGCCGGCCATGTCCCCGATCCTGACGACGCCGAGCCGCAGCTGCAGGCGCAGATCCGCCGCGCGCTTGGCTATATGGATCTGACGCCGGGCATGGCGCTGACCGACATTGCCATCGACCGCGTGTTCATCGGATCGTGCACCAACGCGCGGATCGAGGACCTGCGCATGGCCGCGCGGGTCGCATCGGGGCGAAGGGTCGCAAGCGGCGTGCGCGCGATGGTGGTGCCGGGGTCGGCAGCGACCCGGCGCCATGCCGAAGCCGAGGGGCTGGCCGATATCTTCCGCGCCGCCGGGTTCGAATGGCGTGATGCGGGGTGCTCGATGTGCGTGGCGATGAACGACGACCGTCTCGCCCCCGGCGAGCGCTGCGCCTCGACCAGCAACCGCAATTTCGAGGGGCGCCAGGGGCAGGGCGGGCGCACCCATCTGATGAGTCCGGCGAGCGCGGTTGCCGCAGCCGTCACCGGGCGGATCGCCGATGTCCGCGTGCTGATGGCCGGGGCAGACTGA
- a CDS encoding DUF3089 domain-containing protein, with protein MNRTLTAIGALAALASSMAGAQAPQAAPPPPPFDSQPQPTPPDYATDSAWAALPGVPGPADTVPQGRKPATGKLRGVDVFYVHPTTFRTPDRWNADLADAKVNAWTDASVIARQAAVFNACCNVFAPRYRQASFLATRDRFMEGDGGKAYALAYSDVLAAFDQWQASRNQGRPFILAGHSQGGEMLMRLLADRIDGTPLQKRMVAAYAIGIDFSVGYFGTRYRTLKPCDTPVRTGCVLAWNAVSPQADLKMLGGFAGSRFAHIHGREEGKTPLCINPLTFDMAKPAASRAASKGAIPGEPGEGQMRAAVRSKVAARCDSGFLVVDADPALDLQPLAGGSLHYHEYGLFFADIQANVAQRIKALRR; from the coding sequence ATGAACAGGACTTTGACCGCAATCGGCGCCCTGGCGGCCCTCGCCAGCAGCATGGCCGGAGCGCAGGCGCCGCAGGCCGCGCCCCCGCCGCCGCCCTTCGACAGCCAGCCGCAACCCACGCCTCCGGATTATGCGACGGACAGCGCCTGGGCGGCGCTTCCTGGCGTGCCCGGACCTGCCGATACGGTGCCGCAGGGGCGCAAGCCGGCCACCGGCAAGCTGCGCGGCGTCGACGTGTTCTACGTCCACCCGACGACCTTTCGCACCCCCGACCGCTGGAACGCCGACCTTGCCGATGCAAAGGTCAACGCCTGGACCGATGCCAGCGTGATCGCGCGCCAGGCGGCGGTGTTCAACGCCTGCTGCAACGTCTTTGCCCCGCGCTATCGCCAGGCCTCGTTCCTCGCCACGCGCGACCGGTTCATGGAAGGCGATGGCGGCAAGGCCTATGCGCTGGCCTATTCCGATGTGCTCGCCGCCTTCGACCAGTGGCAGGCCAGCCGCAACCAAGGCCGTCCGTTCATCCTGGCAGGCCACAGCCAGGGCGGCGAGATGCTGATGCGGCTGCTCGCCGACCGGATCGACGGCACGCCGCTGCAAAAGCGGATGGTCGCCGCCTATGCGATCGGCATCGATTTTTCGGTCGGCTATTTCGGCACGCGCTATCGCACGCTCAAGCCCTGCGACACTCCGGTGCGCACCGGCTGCGTGCTTGCCTGGAACGCGGTGTCGCCGCAAGCGGACCTCAAGATGCTGGGCGGCTTTGCCGGATCACGGTTCGCGCACATCCATGGCCGAGAGGAGGGCAAGACACCCTTGTGCATCAACCCGCTGACCTTCGACATGGCGAAACCCGCCGCCAGCCGCGCAGCGTCCAAAGGTGCCATTCCCGGCGAACCCGGCGAGGGGCAGATGCGCGCAGCGGTCAGGAGCAAGGTCGCCGCGCGATGCGACAGCGGCTTTCTGGTGGTCGATGCAGACCCTGCGCTCGATCTGCAGCCGCTTGCGGGCGGCAGCCTGCACTATCACGAATACGGCCTGTTCTTTGCCGACATCCAGGCGAACGTCGCGCAGCGGATCAAGGCGTTGCGGCGCTAG
- a CDS encoding DUF1838 family protein yields the protein MIRRREALAGMMATGAALAVPGPLRAASAAAPSSLDVTSMAGRQRTFLMMRGALDEDLVTNWVQANYYGVVEDRMEPLFNVVSAVFSRTRALADGAYQQVTFELAWFTDIATGKALDTFRNPYTNKDCTIPSGGFAPSSTRFDKDLSFHLPKEMPGLQLEHEVLPIVTRGNDVWVTERIRSAASFPGAARPFRYSDSTVMHAQASDLQWPGATRVTSNVSYTNVVSWRPWLEMGDHPGHLTASGVGRQNATRDSMPPAWLEATEARRPDVFKDPAALLAPLWDAKA from the coding sequence ATGATCCGTCGCCGTGAAGCCCTTGCCGGAATGATGGCCACCGGCGCAGCGCTCGCGGTGCCGGGTCCGCTGCGTGCGGCGTCGGCTGCTGCGCCGTCGTCGCTCGATGTCACCAGCATGGCGGGACGCCAGCGCACCTTCCTGATGATGCGCGGCGCGCTCGACGAGGATCTCGTCACAAACTGGGTGCAGGCGAATTATTACGGCGTGGTCGAGGACCGGATGGAGCCGCTGTTCAACGTGGTTTCAGCAGTGTTCTCGCGCACCCGCGCGCTGGCCGATGGCGCGTACCAGCAGGTGACCTTCGAGCTGGCCTGGTTCACCGACATCGCAACCGGCAAGGCGCTGGATACCTTCCGCAACCCCTATACCAACAAGGATTGCACGATCCCGAGCGGCGGCTTCGCGCCGTCTTCGACGCGGTTCGACAAGGACCTGTCGTTCCATCTGCCCAAGGAGATGCCGGGGCTGCAGCTCGAGCACGAGGTGCTCCCGATCGTGACCCGCGGCAACGATGTCTGGGTGACCGAGCGCATCCGTTCCGCGGCGAGCTTTCCCGGCGCCGCCAGGCCGTTCCGCTATTCGGACAGCACGGTGATGCACGCTCAGGCCAGCGACTTGCAATGGCCGGGTGCCACCCGCGTGACCTCGAACGTCAGCTACACCAATGTCGTATCGTGGAGGCCCTGGCTGGAGATGGGCGACCATCCCGGCCATCTGACCGCCAGCGGCGTTGGCCGCCAGAACGCCACCCGCGATTCGATGCCGCCGGCCTGGCTGGAAGCGACCGAAGCGCGGCGGCCGGATGTGTTCAAGGACCCGGCCGCGCTGCTCGCGCCGTTGTGGGACGCGAAAGCCTGA
- a CDS encoding Ppx/GppA phosphatase family protein, giving the protein MVERSTPLPQAEPSAPHSDDPGAASGELAKPAIGGRNAARQRSTKQAGHGPGNATHGRMADRSNWNARRAYAAIDLGTNNCRLLIAKPAADGFVVVDAFSRVVRLGEGLGQTGRLSDAAMDRAVAALSICADKLRRRHVALARSVATEACRKASNGPDFIERVRRETGIVLDIITAEEEARLAVLGCHILLEPGDGPALIFDIGGGSTELVLVDSSGPVPDILDWMSVPWGVVTLTESESFDPDDAQARDAAYRRMRARVVESFAPFARRLPQLADDDRRLLGTSGTVTTLASLHLDLPCYNRDAIDGLIVPSESMRAISTRLAGLSLQQRRELPCIGKERADLVVAGCAILESILDIWPAVRLGVADRGIREGILRALMGRDAPLPSSSTAQAQHGSRT; this is encoded by the coding sequence ATGGTGGAGCGATCGACACCGTTGCCGCAGGCTGAACCGTCGGCACCGCACTCTGACGATCCAGGGGCAGCCTCGGGCGAACTGGCGAAACCCGCCATCGGTGGCCGGAATGCGGCAAGACAGCGCAGCACGAAACAGGCCGGTCATGGCCCGGGCAACGCCACGCACGGCCGCATGGCGGACCGCAGCAACTGGAACGCGCGCCGCGCCTATGCGGCGATCGACCTTGGCACCAACAATTGCAGACTGCTGATCGCCAAGCCGGCGGCCGACGGTTTTGTCGTCGTTGATGCGTTCTCGCGAGTCGTGCGGCTGGGCGAAGGCCTTGGCCAGACCGGACGGCTGAGCGATGCGGCGATGGACCGTGCGGTCGCAGCTTTGTCGATCTGCGCCGACAAATTGCGCCGCCGCCATGTTGCGCTGGCGCGCTCTGTCGCGACCGAAGCCTGTCGTAAGGCGAGCAACGGCCCCGATTTCATCGAACGCGTGCGCCGCGAAACCGGCATCGTGCTCGACATCATCACCGCCGAGGAAGAGGCACGGCTGGCGGTACTGGGCTGCCACATCCTGCTCGAGCCCGGCGACGGCCCCGCGCTGATCTTCGACATCGGCGGCGGATCGACCGAACTGGTGCTGGTCGACAGCTCGGGCCCGGTGCCCGACATCCTCGACTGGATGAGCGTGCCCTGGGGCGTGGTGACGCTGACCGAGAGCGAATCGTTCGACCCCGATGACGCACAGGCGCGTGATGCGGCGTATCGCCGGATGCGCGCGCGCGTGGTGGAAAGCTTTGCCCCCTTTGCCCGGCGCCTGCCGCAGCTGGCGGACGACGACCGGCGGCTGCTGGGCACCAGCGGCACGGTGACGACGCTCGCCAGCCTGCATCTCGACCTGCCCTGCTACAACCGCGATGCAATCGATGGCCTGATCGTGCCGTCCGAATCGATGCGCGCGATCAGCACACGGCTCGCGGGGCTGAGCCTGCAGCAGCGCCGCGAACTGCCGTGCATCGGCAAGGAGCGCGCCGATCTGGTGGTGGCGGGCTGCGCGATCCTCGAATCGATTCTCGACATCTGGCCTGCGGTACGGCTGGGCGTGGCCGACCGCGGCATCCGCGAGGGCATATTGCGCGCGCTGATGGGCCGCGATGCGCCGCTGCCATCCTCCTCGACCGCGCAGGCCCAACACGGAAGCAGGACATGA
- a CDS encoding isocitrate lyase/PEP mutase family protein, which produces MANPVLRTKLDSGTFFVVPGIQDMIAAVVANKVGFDLVYGTGYWLTASAHGLPDAGIVTYTEMRERMATLVRTSNAAVIADGDTGYGGLLNVHHTVRGYEAAGVTAIQIEDQEFPKKCGHTPFRRVIPVEEMVEKIKVACAAREDKRNFLVIARTDARQSEGFDGAMRRIEAYARAGADVLFPEALESEEEMARACAAFDLPMMANMSNGGSSPVPVADVLAQIGYAFAIYPSLTSLAAAAAMEKALVDLKTKGIGQPEGLFSFSEFCSLIGFEDVWAFERQWGKRAD; this is translated from the coding sequence ATGGCCAACCCCGTTTTGCGCACCAAGCTCGATTCCGGCACCTTTTTCGTCGTGCCGGGTATCCAGGACATGATCGCCGCCGTGGTGGCCAACAAGGTCGGGTTCGATCTGGTTTATGGCACCGGATACTGGCTCACCGCCTCCGCCCACGGGCTGCCCGATGCGGGGATCGTCACCTATACCGAGATGCGCGAACGCATGGCGACGCTGGTGCGCACCAGCAACGCTGCGGTGATCGCCGATGGCGACACCGGCTATGGCGGGCTGCTCAACGTCCACCACACCGTGCGTGGCTATGAGGCCGCGGGTGTCACCGCGATCCAGATCGAGGATCAGGAATTTCCCAAGAAATGCGGCCACACCCCCTTTCGCCGGGTGATCCCGGTCGAGGAGATGGTCGAGAAGATCAAGGTTGCCTGCGCCGCGCGCGAGGACAAGCGCAACTTCCTGGTCATCGCGCGTACCGACGCGCGGCAGAGCGAGGGGTTTGACGGCGCGATGCGGCGGATCGAGGCCTATGCCAGGGCCGGCGCGGACGTGCTGTTCCCCGAGGCACTGGAGAGCGAGGAGGAGATGGCGCGCGCCTGCGCCGCGTTCGATCTGCCGATGATGGCGAACATGTCGAACGGCGGATCGAGCCCGGTGCCGGTGGCCGATGTGCTGGCGCAGATCGGCTATGCCTTTGCGATCTATCCCTCGCTGACCTCGCTCGCGGCGGCCGCCGCGATGGAAAAGGCACTGGTCGACTTGAAGACGAAAGGGATCGGCCAGCCCGAAGGCCTGTTCAGCTTCAGCGAATTCTGCTCGCTGATCGGGTTCGAGGATGTGTGGGCGTTCGAACGCCAATGGGGCAAGCGCGCGGACTGA
- a CDS encoding alpha/beta fold hydrolase: MSRTRPRWIRNLLFAGACLGLANPLAAQSRMPPADPQLGDGGTGAFYQWDGDVPTGAPRIVRREAMAPDKALAQAGSSERVLYTSRGGPDGTRSIVVSGGVYLPRGLPPRGGWPVIAWAHGTVGFPDICAPSFNGWSARDTAYLNTWLQQGYAVVASDYEGLGTNGAHPYMMSRSEGQGVLDAVLAARKRYPLSRNVVLVGQSQGAHAATNAALMQSGVARTLRLRGVVLTGWPGSMEMSALDMQKFDGWAALYMRFLPTYAFLDAAVRPQAMLTPAGQALYERFRSTCGSDAMRQFMVDRPVAGTLFSKDPSPLEANAQPYRAYPPLRFSVPVFVGIGLSDEQTAPRQAFDAARKACAMGSNVAIHLYPGQGHGATVAKSQEDSLSWVHHVFEGRVPKGNCDEAVFPSAATP, encoded by the coding sequence TTGTCCAGAACCCGACCAAGATGGATCCGCAATCTCCTGTTTGCCGGAGCCTGCCTGGGCCTGGCAAACCCCTTGGCTGCCCAGAGCCGGATGCCGCCGGCCGACCCGCAACTCGGCGACGGGGGCACGGGAGCGTTCTACCAGTGGGACGGGGATGTTCCGACGGGAGCCCCCCGGATTGTCCGGCGAGAGGCCATGGCGCCCGATAAGGCGCTGGCGCAAGCGGGATCGAGTGAAAGGGTTCTGTACACCAGCCGCGGCGGGCCGGACGGCACACGGTCGATCGTCGTGTCCGGCGGTGTCTACCTGCCCCGGGGTCTGCCCCCGCGCGGTGGGTGGCCGGTGATCGCCTGGGCGCACGGCACGGTCGGATTCCCCGACATCTGTGCGCCCAGCTTCAACGGTTGGTCCGCGCGGGACACAGCATATCTCAACACCTGGCTGCAACAGGGTTACGCTGTCGTCGCCTCCGATTATGAGGGTCTGGGAACCAATGGTGCCCACCCCTACATGATGAGCCGGTCGGAAGGACAGGGCGTGCTGGATGCTGTGCTGGCGGCGCGCAAGCGCTATCCGCTTTCGCGCAACGTCGTCCTCGTCGGACAATCGCAGGGCGCCCATGCCGCCACGAATGCCGCCCTGATGCAGTCCGGCGTTGCCCGTACGCTCAGGTTGCGGGGTGTCGTCCTGACCGGCTGGCCCGGCTCCATGGAAATGTCGGCGCTCGACATGCAGAAGTTCGACGGCTGGGCTGCGCTGTACATGCGATTTTTGCCGACCTACGCCTTTCTGGATGCAGCCGTTCGCCCGCAGGCCATGCTGACGCCTGCAGGTCAGGCCCTGTATGAGCGGTTTCGGTCGACATGCGGATCAGACGCGATGCGCCAGTTCATGGTCGACCGGCCCGTCGCAGGCACGTTGTTCAGCAAGGACCCTAGCCCGCTCGAGGCAAACGCCCAGCCTTACCGCGCATACCCACCACTCAGGTTCAGCGTGCCGGTCTTCGTCGGGATCGGCCTCAGCGACGAGCAGACCGCTCCGCGACAGGCCTTCGATGCTGCCAGAAAGGCCTGTGCGATGGGTTCCAACGTTGCGATCCATTTGTATCCTGGGCAGGGCCATGGCGCGACGGTGGCTAAATCGCAGGAGGATTCGCTATCCTGGGTGCACCATGTCTTCGAGGGCCGCGTGCCGAAGGGTAACTGCGACGAGGCTGTTTTCCCTAGCGCCGCAACGCCTTGA
- a CDS encoding c-type cytochrome: MKAAVPALFAVALAALVPLTQAPVAVAAPAASEAAQGKRLFLRCSACHAVTASAPVKVGPHLQGIVGRKAGAVKGFGYSPAMRSSAAVWNEATLDAWLQRPQAVVPGTSMAFAGLSKPADRKALIAYLKKPVP, encoded by the coding sequence ATGAAAGCTGCCGTCCCCGCTCTTTTCGCCGTTGCGCTTGCAGCATTGGTGCCGCTGACCCAAGCGCCTGTGGCGGTCGCCGCGCCGGCGGCAAGCGAGGCGGCGCAGGGCAAGCGTCTGTTTCTGCGTTGTTCGGCCTGTCATGCCGTGACCGCATCCGCGCCGGTCAAGGTCGGTCCGCATCTGCAGGGCATCGTCGGGCGCAAGGCGGGCGCCGTGAAGGGCTTTGGCTATTCGCCCGCGATGCGGTCGTCCGCGGCGGTGTGGAACGAGGCCACGCTCGATGCCTGGCTGCAGCGGCCGCAGGCGGTGGTGCCCGGCACCTCGATGGCCTTTGCCGGCCTGTCCAAGCCCGCGGACCGCAAGGCGTTGATCGCCTATCTCAAAAAGCCGGTTCCTTGA